Within candidate division WOR-3 bacterium, the genomic segment TTAGTACCTCCTGTTTAACTAATTTTATTAAAAATTCCGCATATGGGAATAACTATTTTTCATTATATCCTTGACATTTTAATAATGATCATTATAATTACCCAGGTAAGAATCTAATCCTGAAAGGGGGTGATAATGAAGAGGGAAACACAGACAAAGATCAGAAGAATTGAGAAGGAGGTACTATGAGAATATTCCCAATGGCAATGATACTGATGCTTGCAGTTGTGGACGCAGTCGAAGCCAAGGCTTTGATTGACCCACAACTTGAAGAGGTCATCGCTTCGGTAAGGAGCGATGAAAAAGTAGAGATTCTGGTTGTTTTTAATGAACAATCAGATGAAGACTACCTGCGAAATCTCGTCGCTGATTTACCTAGACGCGAACAGAGATATCCTGTGGTAAATTACTTAAAAGAACTTTCCGCTAGGACCCAGGAGCCGCTCATCAATTATCTCTCTCTCCAGACCAATGCCAACAAAGTCTCTGACATAAAATCTTTCTGGATTATCAATGCACTCTATTGCAAGGCGACCCCGGATGTAATTGCTGATATTTCCAATAACCCAGATGTCGCATTTATTGCCTATCCATACATAGTAAGCGAGAATATCCTACTCACCTATGGGAATCCGGTTCCAATTGATGTGCTTGATTACCGGACAAAAGAGTGGCATGTGACCAAGGTGGCAGCTGATTCTTGCTGGGCTGCAGGTTATCGGGGGCAGGGTGTAATCGTTGGATTGATTGATACTGGTTGTAATTATAATCATGTGGATCTTGCTGGTCATATGTGGAATGACCCGAATTATCCAAATCATGGCTGGAATTTTGAGAATAACAATAATGACCCGATTGATCAGAATGGTCATGGTACTTGTTGTGGCGGAGAGATTGCCTCAAACGGCACCGCCGGTGATACTTGCGGGATTGCACCCGAATGTTCATTGATGGTTTGCAGGGTGAGAACATCCATTGCCTATCCGATGCCTGATACGATTTCCGAACAGAATGTCTTTGATGCGATGCAATTTTGCATTTCACCGCCGCTTTCACCAACCCATGGAGCAGATGTAATTTCAATGTCTTTGGGCTGGTATGTCGCCTGGACGCCAAGAAGGAGTATGTGGCGCAAAGCAGTAACGAATGTCGCGCTTGCCGGAATTCCTTATTTCATTGCCGCTGGAAACGAAAGAGGAAGTACCTACTGTCCAGTTCCTTATAACCTCCGCTGCCCAGGTGATGTTCCTCCACCCTGGCATCATCCATCAGAAGCACAGGGTAGGCTTGGTGGTGCAATTTCTTGTGCGGCTGTTGATAATACAGATGTACTTGCAAGTTTCTCTTCCTGTGGTCCTTCGTGCTGGGAAGATGCACCGTGGTACTGGGACTATCCGTTCAGACCAGGGCCTGGGATATTGAAGCCTGATATTGCTGCCCCAGGAGTCGGTATAACTTCTTGTGCTTATAACAATAACACTGGGTATTCCAGTGGCTGGCAAGGAACTTCAATGGCAACACCGATTCTGGCAGGAGTTGCGGCATTATTACTTTCTAAAAATCCTAATTTAACCGTTGCTCAGATTGATAGTATAATGCAGTTTACTGCCCTTGATTTGGGGGCTGCAGGTAAAGACACGATGTATGGTGCTGGCAGAGTGCGTGCAAAAAGAGCGATTGATTTTACCCCTGCTTCTGGTTCACTGCCTGATTTGCGCCTTGCTGAATTTGGCACGGTCGTTCTTGACCCAGCACCGAATGGCAATGGTAATGGGTATTTTGATCCTTCTGAGAGAATTACATTGGTGGATACGATCGTTAATCTGGGTACTGCAATTGCAACCAGCGTCAGTGGTAAACTTCGCACCACGAACAGCCATATAACCATCATAGACTCTACCGCAACTTTTGGAAACATCAATCCCAAGGCAAAGGGTCATAATGGAGCCGACCCATTTGTACTCCAAGCAGATACACTTATTCAGCTTGGTACACTGGTACCATTTGAATTAGAACTAACTGCCGGAACTTATACAAGAAAACTGTATTATCAGCTAAGAATGGGTTCGATTTGCGGTCCGGATAGCTTTGGCTATTTTATGATTGATAATACAGACACCTTCTATACCGAAGCCCCGGTATACAACTGGATCAATATTAATGCAAATCAAGGTGGACCTGGGACGAGTATTGGAACTGGTGGCAATGATGTCACATTGCGCATTCGTTCACCCTTCACAATCAGACATTATGCAAAGAGACTCGGCGGTGCAACTACAGATAGTATTTCAGTCTGTTCCAATGGTTGGATTGCATTCGGCAGACAGACGAGCACTGTTCAATACAATAGTATATTACCAAAGATGATGGATTATGGTTCACAGAGTTCAGTGCCTAATATGGTCGCAGCATTCTGGGATGACCTCAATGGTTCTTCCCCTGCTACCTGGTGGTATTATAATGATGCTACAAATCACCGTCTGATAATTCAGTGTGATTCCTTCATTACCCTTGCCAATATGTTCCAGTCATTCCAGTATATAATCTATGATTCCACTACCGCTGGTCCAGGAATGCGCAATGATATTGTAATTCAATATCGGCGGGTCACTAATCCAACGAGCTGCACGGTCGGACAGCAGGATTCGTTGAAAAAATACGGCATGAGCTATCTCTTTAATAAAGTCTATGACACCGGTGCGGCACCGCTCGTTGCCGGTAGGGCAATCAAGTTTACAACTAAACAGCCGAAGATGAAGAACTGGATTGGAGTTCAGGAATTTACGAACTATGTTGACCCGGGAACAAAAAGGATAAGTCTGGCGCCGAATCCAGCAAGAAATTCGGTTAATATTTTCTATACGGTGGATAAGAAGGCAAAGATAACTCTTAAAGTTTATAATACCCTTGGTCAGGTTGTTCGGACAATCGTCAATGAAACGAAGACCCCTGGTGTTTATACTGCAAAATGGTCGGGTGATGATGAACTCGGACGGGAGGTTGCATCCGGAGTATATTTCTTCAGCCTCCAGATTGAAGATAAATCGTTCAATACACGCGGAATTCTGTTGAAGTAAGATAACGAAAAGGGGGAGAGCAATCTCCCCCTTGATTTTATTTATTTTTTTATTATAATAATCTTAACAGAAGGAGGCTTATGAAACATATTATCCGATGCTTAAGTCTCGTAATGCTTTTGGTTTCGCTGGGAATGGCGTCAAACAAGATGGAGGTATGGCTATATTTCAAGGATGCGGATGAATTATTCTCAAAAATGGGCACGCTCTTTGGTGAACTGGATATCTGCACGGTTCAACAGGCAGATAACGGTGAATATTATCTCGTGCTAAATACAACAAAAGAGCAATACGAGCAGATAAAGAATCTCGGATTTAAGACCGTTATCACCTATGAAGATATTGCGGAAAAATTCTACCAGATGGCAGGTTCAAGAGACCCACAGATATTAAGGGACTTTGGCTATTTCTACACCTACTGGGAGATGAGGGATACATTACAAACCCTTGCAAACTCATTTCCAAACATTACCCGATACTATAGTGCGGGTAATTCCTACCAAGGATTGCAGATGGTTGCTTTCAAAATTTCGGATAATCCTCTCGTTGATGAAATGGAGCCCGCAGTCTGTTTCAATGGTGCAACCCATGCAAGGGAGCCTATGGGAACGACCCTTTGCATTGATTACATAAAGTATTTACTAACTAATTATGGCACAGATTCTCTTGTCACTTGGTTTGTAAATAATCGTGAAATTTATTTTATACCGGTGATGAATCCAGATGGTTATAGATACAATTCTGATTCTGGTGGTGCAACGAGTAACATCCGTAAGAACCGGCATTTATATTCAGGGCAGAGTTCATCAACTGCGGGTGTAGATTTAAATCGTAATTATGGTTATAAATGGGGTTATGATAATACTGGTTCAAGCCCAACGGTAACTTCTGATGCTTATCGCGGTCCTTCAAGATGGTCGGAGATAGAGACTCAGAATGCACGTGATTTCTTCTTACCCAAGAAAATAAGGACCCAGATTGATTACCATTCTTATGGTGCATATAATCTCTGTGTCTGGGGCTATTCTGGTAGTGCCGAGCCGATCCCAGATTCGGTCACAGTCTGGGAGATTCTTGATTCAATGCGGGCGAAGAATGGATTTTCTGCGGCGCGCACAGGTCCGATATATCGGGTTCTTTATGCGGCGAATGGAACTTCCATTGAATGGGAAATGAAGGATACCCTACATAATGGTGTGCCTAAGTTTGTCACTTATGCCTTCAGCATTGAGACGAATCAGACCGATTTCTGGCAGGGATATAACGACTATACGGTTATTCAAAACAATATTAACCAATGCCGTCCGGTTAATATCTATTTCACCAAGATTGCAGGTGTTTTCTTTGACAATCCGCAACCGGTAGTTGCCGATACTGTCTTGGGCAATAGCACCGGTCAACTTGATCCGAATGAAACAGCGCACTTATGGGTGAGAATCCGAAATCGCGCTATTCATCCCCTTGATTCCGCATATAATATCACCGCCCAACTCGTTTCTCTGGATACCCAGATTGTTGTCCAAACTGGAACCGCTGCATTCCCGAAGATTTATCGAAAGAGTACCGGGGATAACCGAAATTCAAGATTTGTAATTCGATGCAGTCGAAATGCAATACCGGGCACAGTGAAGCCTCTAAAGATGATTCTTACCTTTAAAGATGATACCTGTACCATTACCCAGAGCGTAAATTTCTCACTGACAATTGGTAATAACCCGGTAGGAATAACCACAGAAAATGAAAAGCAGATAGAATCATTTGTGAGATTGCATAGCAATCCTGCATCCAGAAGTGTGAAATTTGAATTTGCCCAAATGTCTGATCGGACAGCTAATTTAACCATTTATGATGCTACGGGAAGGCTGATAAAGAAATTTGATAACCTGAATCAAAGGTTAATCTGGGACGGGACTGACCACATGAATTTGCCAGTAGAATCAGGTGTCTATTTCTATGTCGTTCAAAATGGTAATGATTTAAAGAGAGGCAAATTCGTCTTTATCGGCAAATAACCAAGAGGGAAACGACAGATAGTTGTAGGGCGAGGCTTTAGCTTTGCATCTTTGAATTTAAATAAATGCAAACCTGAAGGTTTGCCCTACATTTAATACTTATCTCTTTTTGTGTAAAAGTCTTGATAGATAAGTAGGCTGGATCTTCAAAATTTTGCTTGCCTTTCTTTGATTGCCACCACATTTTTTTATTACCTCTTTAATGTATTTCATTTTAAATTCCTCTACGGCCTCTTTGAGACTTTTATCATATGTCATGGGTAATTCTATGGGTTCGCTTGGTAGCATCAGCGTATCAGGTTTAATGGTATCGGAGTTCGTCAAAACCACTGCGCGTTCTATGACATTTTGAAGTTCCCGGACATTCCCAGGCCAGGGGTAATTGAGCAATCGGTCAATTGCTTCGTCTGAAAATTTTTTGATATCTTTATTCATCTGTTTGGAATAATAACTTAGATAATGCTCGGCAATAATCAAAATGTCATCTTTTCTATCGCGTAATGGTGGGATATATATGGGAAATACATTCAACCGGTAAAAGAGATCTTCACGAAATTGTTTTTGTTTTATTTTCTCTTCAAGATTTTGATTTGTGGCAGCAATGACTCGAACATCAACCTTTATAGTCTTTGTGCCACCCAGCCTTTCAAATTCCTTCTCCTGTAATACCCTTAGAAGTTTGCTCTGCGTTTCAGGTAGCATGTCACCGATTTCGTCAAGAAAAATAGTCCCCTGATTGGCCAATTCAAATCGGCCTTTATGCTGGGTGAATGCACCGGTAAAAGCGCCCTTTTCATAGCCGAACAATTCGCTTTCAAGCAGGGTCGAGGGTATTGCGGCACAGCTTACCGCGATAAATGGTTTATCCCTTCTTGGGCTCAAACGATGGATATAACGAGCAATCAGTTCCTTACCTGTTCCGTTTTCACCCAAAATTAAAACCGAAGCATTGCTTGGTGCAACTTTTTCCGCAAGACTCAAAACATTTTTAAATTGCTCACTCCGACCGATTAAAGCATATTTTGAATCAATCTCATTTTTTAATAAATCCTTATACTCATGTACCTTCATATGGTTTTGTGCATTCTGAATCACCTGCGCTGCCTGATAGGCAATGAGCATTAATAAATCTTTATCTTCTTCTGTCCATTCCTGTTGGTCTTTTTTGTTTAGAACTTCAATGACCCCGATTGTTTTTCCGCTGAGCCGAAGTGGAGCGGCGATGATTGAACGGGTTACAAAACCCGTGGATTTATCAATTTGGGGATAAAAGTCTTTATCCTTAGTAGTGTCATTGACAACTTTTGCTTTGCCTTCGCGTACGCAGGCACCAGCAATCCCTTTATCAAGGGGAACAGTAAGATTTTTTAATCTCTCGGATACTTCCCCGGTGACGCTGGCAAAATAAAGTTCATTGGTCGTTTCATCCAGCAATAAGAGAGAACTTGCCTCGGCTTTGAGCAAATTTTTTGCACTTTCGATGATAATATCTAAAATTTTTGATAGTTCCAGGGTAGAGCTCAGAGAGCTAGTCATCTCAAAAAGAATTTCCAGCTGTTCCCGACCTATTTTCCGAATAATGCTTTCCATAATTTATTATACCATTAAAATCACGGGGTGTCAACAAAGGGATTTTTCTCCTTTAAGAGCATTTTTAATTTCTTCCGTGCCCGATGCAAGCGGATTTTAATCGTGCTGATTGGAAGGTTTATAATTCTGCCTATTTCTTGATATGATAACTCTTCTTTATGAAAAAGAATTAATATTTCCCGGTCCACCGGTGCCAATTGTTGGAGCGCATCTTCAAGCATTTTTATTTTCTTCTGGTATTCATACTTTTCGATAAAGTTCTCTGCTGTTACATGTTTTTCATCAAGGTATTCATACTCAACTTTATTCTTTCTAAAAAAATCAATCACCAGGTTGTGGGCGATGCTGAATAACCAAGCAACGAGTGGCTTTGCTGGGTCAAATGTTTTAATCGTGCTAAAAAATTTTATAAAAACCTCAAAGGTTATTTCTTCGGCATCGTCATAATTTTTTACCAGACGCAGCACATAGCTGAATATTCGATTTTTGTAAAGATTTAAAATTTTTTCGCAGGCGAATTCATTGCCATTTTGCGCGGCTATTATTAGTTCTTTTTCGCCATTCATTGGCCAAGTATACACATCTACTAACCAAAGGCAAGATTAGATATTTGCCTGCATATAATTTAAATCCGAATATAATAACCTAAAAGGAGACAACGTGTTTATTCTTGGTTTATTACTGATCGTGATGCTCTTCGTTTTGCGGTCGTTATATAGAATAACGAGTGAAGACCGACAGGGTGGATGATAAATTGCGGATTCGAAAATATGTCACCTGGGGAGTCGGATTTTTGGGAACCTTATTAATTTTCTTTTCCCTCTTACGAAACGTCCCACTTGGTTCGGTAGGCGTTCAGATCCTCTTTGGTAAGGTTCTCACCAGATCGATTCTTCATGAGGGCTTGAACATTGTTAATCCATTTGTTGACCTGCATATTATGAGCATTCGCACTCAGGCCTATACAATGTCTATTGCCTATGAAGAGGGACAAGTCAAAGGAGATGATGCCATCACCGCTTTAACCAGAGATGGTTTGGAGGTCAAAATGGATTTGACCGTCTGGTATCATCTAAATCCTGAAGAAGCAGGTACTGTCTTCCAGAAAATTGGTGCTGACTATGTGGAAAAAATTGTTCGGCCTGCTGCCCGGACGGCAATTAGAAATACTACTTCTAAATACCAGGCAATAGAAATATATGCAGAAAAACGACAAGAGTTAGAGACAGAAATTGAAAAACAACTGGCAGAAGATTTTAACAAAAGAGGCATTGTTTTGGAAAAAGTTTTATTGAGAAACATTAGCCTGCCCGCGAAGGTCAAAAATGCTATTGAAGCAAAATTAGAAGCTGAACAAGAAGCACAAAAAATGGAGTTTGTATTATTAAAAGAAAAAAAAGAAGCAGAAAGAAAAAAAAATCGAAGCTACTGGCATTGCGGAAGCACAACAAATAATTGCTCAGTCCCTGGTTGGCGACCGCGGTCGGGCATACCTTTCCTGGAAATACCTTGAAAATCTCCAGCATCTTTATACTTCTCCGAATAATACGGTTGTCATTGCTCCTTATGATAAGAATTTTATTCCGTTGCTACAAATCGGAAAATAATATAGTTACAAAAATGGAATTTGGATGAGAGGCTAAAGGATTTCAAAATCAGTCGTCACCTTATTTCTTCCCATTTGTTTGCTTTGATACATTAGCCTATCGGCACGATTTATTAGTGTTTTTAATGTGTCCTTGGGCTTGACGAGAGTTGCTCCAATTGATATCGTCACACCGATTGATTCGGCACCAACACGTAAATTGGAGAGAGCAACTAAATTCTTAAATTTATGAGCAATTGTATATAATTGGCTATCATTGACATTTGGGACAATCATAATGAATTCCTCTCCACCCCATCTTCCAACTAAATCAAAAGAACGAGAATTTTTGGCAAGCACATTGGCGACCATTTTCAAGACTTTATCACCAACATCATGTCCAAATTTATCATTAACCAGTTTAAAATGGTCAATATCAATGAATAAAAGACCAAATTGCCAGCCGAATCGTTTAAACTCATTCAATCGAGAATGCAGTTGGATTTCTATGTATCTTCTATTGGCAATTTTTGTAAGACTATCAATGAGTGCCAACCTTTCAAGTTCCTGGATCTTCGATTTCAGTTCATCAATTTCTGTATTATCATAGAATATTTCTACCGTGCCTATAACCTTTTTATTTTCATCAAATACTGGAAACGTCTTTATATGCACAAAAACCCGGTAACCATCACGATGCTTAAAATACAAATCCGTTTCATAAGGACCTTGGGTTTTCAGTGCTTTCATTATTGGGCAGAGTTCCTGATCATCACAACATTGTTTACCTTCTTCATTGATATGAACAAGAAAGTTATCTTTGCAGCCCTTACCTATGATTTCTTCTTTTTTATAACCGGTTATCTCTTCTGCCTTTTTATTCCAGTATGTAATCTTTGTATCTAAATTAACAAAATAGACCCCTCTATTTAGATTTTCAAGGAGTGCCTGGCAGAATTTTTGGCAGTCTAATTTTGATATTGATTGTGCCATATGAATTTCTCCAAGGGCAGTCTTTCAGGTCTAATTTTTTCTGCTCCAATTTGTTTTTCGGAAAGAACTGGATTTATTTTATCAGAATGTTTGCCAACAATTATAAGGGTTATAACTTCCATATCTTCCGGGATTTTCAAGATTTCTTTCACCTTTTGTTGATTGTAGCCTGCAATAGGATGGGCGACAAGCCCCAGTTCCGTCGCCCGCAATATCATTGCCGCAGTTGCCATTCCCGTATCGAATAGATAATATCTCCTGCTATCTTTCATTATGCAATCAAAATCAGGTTTACTGAAGACAGCAATAATCATACTTGCGGATTGTGCCCATTCATTACCTGGGGATAGTGCTGAATGTAATGCAGTCAGGATGGTTTTGTCATAAACAAAAACATAACGCCAGGGCTGGTTATTGAAGCAGGAACAGAATAATCGGGCACAGTTAGCAAGGTCTTCAATTAAATCATTTGTTATTTCTGTCGGCTCTAATGACCGGTAAGCACGTCTTCTTTCAATTGTTTGTTTAACATTCATTTTTTCTCCTTTTTAAGAAAAGGCAACATCGAGAATCATCATAAGCAAAAATCCAATGATTGTTCCACCTGTAGCATATTCTACATTCCTGTTTCTTTGTGATTCAGGTATCACTTCTTCTACAACTACAAAAATCATCGCACCAGCAGCAAAACTAAGCGCATAAGGCAATAAATAATGTGCCCATAGCACCGCAGAGCAACCGACAACAGCAGCAATTGGTTCTACCAAACCCGATAGTTGGCCAAACCAGAAACTTTTGAATCTTGATATTTTCTCGCGGTAGAGCGATATGGAGACGGCAAAACCTTCGGGTATATTCTGAATACCTATGCCAAACATTATTGCCATTGCTCCGGCAAGTGTCGCATCAGAAAATCCGCTGGCGGCAGAGCCTATAGCCACTCCAACCGCTAACCCTTCTGGAACATTATGAAGTGTGATTGCCAGAACTAATAATACGCTTCGGTGCCACGAAGTTTTAATCCCTTCAGATTCAGTTATTGGAAAACCAAGATGGAGATGGGGGAGAATCATATCTATGATTCGCAAAACAACTGCGCCAAGAAGAAACCCTATGGATGGAGCAAACCAGGAGAGAAAAGAATTATATCTTCTGGCTATTTCGATTGCCGGTGCAAGCAGGGACCAGAAACTTGCGGCAATCATAATACCGCCGGCAAATCCCAACATTGCGTCAAATAACTTCTGATTGAATTCCTTTTTCAAAAAGACAAATGATGAACCAAGAGCCGTAAGAACCCAAGTAAAGAGACCAGCAAGAAGGGCAAAAACAACCGGATGAAGTTTATTGGTTAAATATTCCATCATATTTTAGATGAGTTTAAGGGTCTCCTTTTTTGATTATCTACTCAATTTCTTGTGGCATAGCCACCAGTCAAAACACTCAAACTCACCAGCTTTTGCTTTTTCAATTCGTTCTTTAGCCGTCTTAACATCCTTTGCCGGTGGAACAATTACATGGTCTTTTACTATTTCATTATTGGGCCAGTTCGCCGGCATTGCTACACCGTATTTATCAGATATTTGCATTGCTTCTACAACCCTTAGGATTTCATCCATATTCCTGCCGAGTTCCTGGGGATAATAGAGAATAATTCTTATCTTACCTTTATCATCTACCACGAATACTGCCCGGACCGTATTTGTTCCTTTCCCAGGATGAATAAGCCCAAGTGTTTCAGCTACTGCACCAGTATCGGCAATGATTGGGAATTGGATTTCAACCCCAAGTTTTTCTTTGATCCATTCTTCCCATTTAATGTGTGAAAAGACCTGGTCAACACTTAGACCGATAAGTTCGCAATTCAGTGCCTTGAATTTATCATATCTTTTCTGGAATGCGACAAATTCAGTTGTACAGACAGGTGTGAAGTCAGCAGGATGGCTGAATAAAACAAACCATTTACCCGCAAACGCCTTTGGTAGTTCCAGAACACCATGGGTGGTCTGGACTTTTATCTCTGGGAAATCATCTCCCAGAAGGGGCATTCTCTTTTCTGTTAATTTATCCATTTTTACTCCTATTTAATTTTCAACCTTTTTTATTATTTCGTTTATCTGTATCACCATTTTTTTCTTACCGGAAATATTGCAATATGCCTCAATAGAAATACTATCATCAAGTTTTGCTTCAGGTAATATGTATAGGTACTTTTGCATTGTATTATCAGTCTGCTGTTTACTTTTTTGTTCTATTATCTTGCTACCATTAAGTTCAATTTCAATTTTGTTTATATAATGTTTTTGTGCATCGCGAACTGGATGTTGAACTGTAACCTGCAAAATCTTATTAGTTGTATCAAATTCAGCA encodes:
- a CDS encoding S8 family peptidase, encoding MRIFPMAMILMLAVVDAVEAKALIDPQLEEVIASVRSDEKVEILVVFNEQSDEDYLRNLVADLPRREQRYPVVNYLKELSARTQEPLINYLSLQTNANKVSDIKSFWIINALYCKATPDVIADISNNPDVAFIAYPYIVSENILLTYGNPVPIDVLDYRTKEWHVTKVAADSCWAAGYRGQGVIVGLIDTGCNYNHVDLAGHMWNDPNYPNHGWNFENNNNDPIDQNGHGTCCGGEIASNGTAGDTCGIAPECSLMVCRVRTSIAYPMPDTISEQNVFDAMQFCISPPLSPTHGADVISMSLGWYVAWTPRRSMWRKAVTNVALAGIPYFIAAGNERGSTYCPVPYNLRCPGDVPPPWHHPSEAQGRLGGAISCAAVDNTDVLASFSSCGPSCWEDAPWYWDYPFRPGPGILKPDIAAPGVGITSCAYNNNTGYSSGWQGTSMATPILAGVAALLLSKNPNLTVAQIDSIMQFTALDLGAAGKDTMYGAGRVRAKRAIDFTPASGSLPDLRLAEFGTVVLDPAPNGNGNGYFDPSERITLVDTIVNLGTAIATSVSGKLRTTNSHITIIDSTATFGNINPKAKGHNGADPFVLQADTLIQLGTLVPFELELTAGTYTRKLYYQLRMGSICGPDSFGYFMIDNTDTFYTEAPVYNWININANQGGPGTSIGTGGNDVTLRIRSPFTIRHYAKRLGGATTDSISVCSNGWIAFGRQTSTVQYNSILPKMMDYGSQSSVPNMVAAFWDDLNGSSPATWWYYNDATNHRLIIQCDSFITLANMFQSFQYIIYDSTTAGPGMRNDIVIQYRRVTNPTSCTVGQQDSLKKYGMSYLFNKVYDTGAAPLVAGRAIKFTTKQPKMKNWIGVQEFTNYVDPGTKRISLAPNPARNSVNIFYTVDKKAKITLKVYNTLGQVVRTIVNETKTPGVYTAKWSGDDELGREVASGVYFFSLQIEDKSFNTRGILLK
- a CDS encoding M14 family zinc carboxypeptidase — protein: MKHIIRCLSLVMLLVSLGMASNKMEVWLYFKDADELFSKMGTLFGELDICTVQQADNGEYYLVLNTTKEQYEQIKNLGFKTVITYEDIAEKFYQMAGSRDPQILRDFGYFYTYWEMRDTLQTLANSFPNITRYYSAGNSYQGLQMVAFKISDNPLVDEMEPAVCFNGATHAREPMGTTLCIDYIKYLLTNYGTDSLVTWFVNNREIYFIPVMNPDGYRYNSDSGGATSNIRKNRHLYSGQSSSTAGVDLNRNYGYKWGYDNTGSSPTVTSDAYRGPSRWSEIETQNARDFFLPKKIRTQIDYHSYGAYNLCVWGYSGSAEPIPDSVTVWEILDSMRAKNGFSAARTGPIYRVLYAANGTSIEWEMKDTLHNGVPKFVTYAFSIETNQTDFWQGYNDYTVIQNNINQCRPVNIYFTKIAGVFFDNPQPVVADTVLGNSTGQLDPNETAHLWVRIRNRAIHPLDSAYNITAQLVSLDTQIVVQTGTAAFPKIYRKSTGDNRNSRFVIRCSRNAIPGTVKPLKMILTFKDDTCTITQSVNFSLTIGNNPVGITTENEKQIESFVRLHSNPASRSVKFEFAQMSDRTANLTIYDATGRLIKKFDNLNQRLIWDGTDHMNLPVESGVYFYVVQNGNDLKRGKFVFIGK
- a CDS encoding sigma-54-dependent Fis family transcriptional regulator, translated to MESIIRKIGREQLEILFEMTSSLSSTLELSKILDIIIESAKNLLKAEASSLLLLDETTNELYFASVTGEVSERLKNLTVPLDKGIAGACVREGKAKVVNDTTKDKDFYPQIDKSTGFVTRSIIAAPLRLSGKTIGVIEVLNKKDQQEWTEEDKDLLMLIAYQAAQVIQNAQNHMKVHEYKDLLKNEIDSKYALIGRSEQFKNVLSLAEKVAPSNASVLILGENGTGKELIARYIHRLSPRRDKPFIAVSCAAIPSTLLESELFGYEKGAFTGAFTQHKGRFELANQGTIFLDEIGDMLPETQSKLLRVLQEKEFERLGGTKTIKVDVRVIAATNQNLEEKIKQKQFREDLFYRLNVFPIYIPPLRDRKDDILIIAEHYLSYYSKQMNKDIKKFSDEAIDRLLNYPWPGNVRELQNVIERAVVLTNSDTIKPDTLMLPSEPIELPMTYDKSLKEAVEEFKMKYIKEVIKKCGGNQRKASKILKIQPTYLSRLLHKKR
- a CDS encoding RNA polymerase sigma factor, producing the protein MNGEKELIIAAQNGNEFACEKILNLYKNRIFSYVLRLVKNYDDAEEITFEVFIKFFSTIKTFDPAKPLVAWLFSIAHNLVIDFFRKNKVEYEYLDEKHVTAENFIEKYEYQKKIKMLEDALQQLAPVDREILILFHKEELSYQEIGRIINLPISTIKIRLHRARKKLKMLLKEKNPFVDTP
- a CDS encoding prohibitin family protein — translated: MKTDRVDDKLRIRKYVTWGVGFLGTLLIFFSLLRNVPLGSVGVQILFGKVLTRSILHEGLNIVNPFVDLHIMSIRTQAYTMSIAYEEGQVKGDDAITALTRDGLEVKMDLTVWYHLNPEEAGTVFQKIGADYVEKIVRPAARTAIRNTTSKYQAIEIYAEKRQELETEIEKQLAEDFNKRGIVLEKVLLRNISLPAKVKNAIEAKLEAEQEAQKMEFVLLKEKKEAERKKNRSYWHCGSTTNNCSVPGWRPRSGIPFLEIP
- a CDS encoding sensor domain-containing diguanylate cyclase, coding for MAQSISKLDCQKFCQALLENLNRGVYFVNLDTKITYWNKKAEEITGYKKEEIIGKGCKDNFLVHINEEGKQCCDDQELCPIMKALKTQGPYETDLYFKHRDGYRVFVHIKTFPVFDENKKVIGTVEIFYDNTEIDELKSKIQELERLALIDSLTKIANRRYIEIQLHSRLNEFKRFGWQFGLLFIDIDHFKLVNDKFGHDVGDKVLKMVANVLAKNSRSFDLVGRWGGEEFIMIVPNVNDSQLYTIAHKFKNLVALSNLRVGAESIGVTISIGATLVKPKDTLKTLINRADRLMYQSKQMGRNKVTTDFEIL
- a CDS encoding nitroreductase family protein, with the translated sequence MNVKQTIERRRAYRSLEPTEITNDLIEDLANCARLFCSCFNNQPWRYVFVYDKTILTALHSALSPGNEWAQSASMIIAVFSKPDFDCIMKDSRRYYLFDTGMATAAMILRATELGLVAHPIAGYNQQKVKEILKIPEDMEVITLIIVGKHSDKINPVLSEKQIGAEKIRPERLPLEKFIWHNQYQN
- a CDS encoding ZIP family metal transporter; translated protein: MMEYLTNKLHPVVFALLAGLFTWVLTALGSSFVFLKKEFNQKLFDAMLGFAGGIMIAASFWSLLAPAIEIARRYNSFLSWFAPSIGFLLGAVVLRIIDMILPHLHLGFPITESEGIKTSWHRSVLLVLAITLHNVPEGLAVGVAIGSAASGFSDATLAGAMAIMFGIGIQNIPEGFAVSISLYREKISRFKSFWFGQLSGLVEPIAAVVGCSAVLWAHYLLPYALSFAAGAMIFVVVEEVIPESQRNRNVEYATGGTIIGFLLMMILDVAFS
- a CDS encoding peroxiredoxin translates to MDKLTEKRMPLLGDDFPEIKVQTTHGVLELPKAFAGKWFVLFSHPADFTPVCTTEFVAFQKRYDKFKALNCELIGLSVDQVFSHIKWEEWIKEKLGVEIQFPIIADTGAVAETLGLIHPGKGTNTVRAVFVVDDKGKIRIILYYPQELGRNMDEILRVVEAMQISDKYGVAMPANWPNNEIVKDHVIVPPAKDVKTAKERIEKAKAGEFECFDWWLCHKKLSR